Proteins from a genomic interval of Piscinibacter sp. HJYY11:
- a CDS encoding nuclear transport factor 2 family protein: MRERLFAPLAAVAMGACLMLPATPATGQPAGQRLSAADRLDIQDAIANMLLAIDQCDWARVRAAFADEVLVDYTALSGGSPSRVRADALMASWQALVPGFEATQHLVGPVVAQRRDTEVVAHTAVRGYHHIAGAAPPVWMVAGRYTFALTRRGAHWRISAIRLHVAYQEGNLGLPALAQQRVREGKGR; the protein is encoded by the coding sequence ATGCGTGAACGACTGTTCGCACCGCTGGCCGCCGTCGCCATGGGGGCCTGCCTGATGCTCCCGGCCACGCCCGCCACCGGACAGCCCGCCGGGCAACGGCTGAGCGCGGCCGACCGCTTGGACATCCAGGACGCCATCGCCAACATGCTGCTCGCCATCGACCAGTGCGACTGGGCGCGCGTGCGTGCGGCCTTCGCCGACGAGGTGCTCGTGGACTACACCGCACTCTCAGGCGGCAGCCCGAGCCGCGTGCGGGCCGACGCGCTGATGGCGAGCTGGCAGGCGCTGGTGCCGGGTTTCGAGGCGACCCAGCACCTGGTCGGGCCGGTGGTGGCGCAGCGGCGAGACACCGAGGTCGTGGCCCACACCGCCGTGCGCGGCTACCACCACATCGCAGGCGCAGCACCGCCGGTCTGGATGGTGGCAGGCCGCTACACCTTTGCGCTGACGCGGCGGGGCGCGCACTGGCGCATCAGCGCCATCCGGCTGCACGTGGCCTATCAGGAAGGCAACCTCGGACTGCCCGCCCTGGCGCAGCAGCGGGTGCGGGAAGGCAAAGGGCGCTGA
- a CDS encoding alpha/beta hydrolase: MPLSEAAVPRLLIVPGLHDSGPAHWQTWLHALHPDALRVRQDDWSVPELERWADRIGETLEGVRGPVIAVAHSFGCLALAQLLGWGESRIAAALLVAPADPQRFGLQQRLHAAPLGARTTLIASDTDPWMSADEAQRWARRWGSHVHNLGDAGHINAESGFGPLPLAAQWVRRQRQQHSRVHRAEHASLAEWSFAI; encoded by the coding sequence ATGCCGCTCTCTGAAGCCGCGGTGCCGCGCCTGCTGATCGTGCCCGGCCTGCACGACAGTGGGCCGGCGCACTGGCAGACCTGGCTGCACGCGCTGCACCCCGATGCGCTGCGCGTGCGCCAGGACGACTGGTCGGTGCCCGAGCTCGAGCGCTGGGCCGACCGCATCGGCGAGACGCTCGAAGGCGTGCGCGGCCCGGTGATCGCGGTGGCGCACAGCTTCGGCTGCCTGGCGCTCGCGCAGCTGCTGGGCTGGGGCGAGTCGCGCATTGCGGCGGCGCTGCTCGTCGCGCCGGCCGACCCGCAGCGCTTCGGCCTGCAGCAGCGGCTGCATGCTGCGCCGCTCGGCGCGCGCACCACGCTCATCGCCAGCGACACCGACCCGTGGATGAGCGCCGACGAGGCGCAACGCTGGGCCCGCCGATGGGGCAGCCATGTCCACAACCTCGGCGATGCCGGACACATCAACGCGGAGTCGGGCTTCGGCCCGTTGCCCCTCGCCGCCCAGTGGGTGCGGCGCCAGCGCCAGCAGCATTCGCGCGTCCACCGCGCCGAACACGCGTCGCTGGCTGAATGGTCTTTCGCGATCTAG
- a CDS encoding aromatic ring-hydroxylating dioxygenase subunit alpha, producing MLTTRQPVFRKHWHAVMPLAQLAEGPQPFTLLGENIVLFLDERGEPAALKDRCCHRTAKLSKGRCVEGRLECGYHGWTYDRSGRVVRIPQYADDKPIPPDYCTPAYRCTARYGYAWVALEEPIADIPAVPEFGAPGWRTIFQFYETWNTSPMRALENSFDNSHFSFVHRATFGVAAQPKPSKYELVENAEGFYAETVIPAANPERYQRISGVTDPVTTRHMRNAYFMPFSRRLDIEYPSGIRHIIINCFTPIDDGRIQLCQWLFRNDTEDDCPAQMLIDFDEEITREDKDILESTDPDAVIDTRRRGVEYSMESDRPGMLIRKKLMEHLARHGEREIHRGNADQPAVIPIQAVA from the coding sequence ATGCTGACCACCCGCCAACCCGTCTTCCGCAAGCACTGGCATGCGGTGATGCCGCTCGCCCAGTTGGCCGAGGGGCCGCAGCCCTTCACGCTGCTGGGCGAAAACATCGTCCTCTTCCTCGATGAACGCGGCGAGCCCGCGGCACTGAAGGACCGCTGCTGCCACCGCACGGCCAAGCTCTCGAAAGGCCGCTGTGTCGAAGGCCGTCTCGAATGCGGCTACCACGGCTGGACCTACGACCGCAGCGGCCGTGTCGTGCGCATCCCGCAGTACGCCGACGACAAACCCATACCGCCTGACTACTGCACGCCGGCCTACCGCTGCACGGCACGCTACGGCTACGCCTGGGTGGCGCTCGAGGAGCCGATCGCCGACATCCCCGCCGTGCCCGAGTTCGGCGCGCCCGGCTGGCGCACCATCTTCCAGTTCTACGAGACCTGGAACACGAGCCCGATGCGGGCGCTGGAAAACAGCTTCGACAACTCGCACTTCAGCTTCGTGCACCGCGCCACCTTCGGCGTGGCCGCGCAACCGAAGCCAAGCAAGTACGAGCTGGTGGAGAACGCCGAAGGCTTCTACGCCGAGACGGTGATCCCCGCCGCCAACCCCGAGCGCTACCAGCGCATCAGCGGCGTGACCGACCCGGTGACCACGCGCCACATGCGCAACGCCTACTTCATGCCCTTCTCGCGGCGGCTCGACATCGAATACCCATCGGGCATCCGCCACATCATCATCAACTGCTTCACGCCCATCGACGACGGGCGCATCCAGTTGTGCCAGTGGCTCTTCCGCAACGACACGGAAGACGACTGCCCGGCGCAGATGCTGATCGACTTCGACGAAGAGATCACCCGCGAAGACAAGGACATCCTCGAGTCCACCGACCCCGATGCGGTGATCGACACGCGCCGGCGCGGCGTCGAGTACTCGATGGAAAGCGACCGCCCCGGCATGCTCATCCGCAAGAAGCTGATGGAGCACCTGGCCCGGCACGGCGAGCGCGAGATCCACCGCGGCAATGCGGACCAGCCGGCCGTCATCCCCATCCAGGCCGTCGCCTGA
- a CDS encoding nucleoside deaminase, with amino-acid sequence MSAPDEVALGERDALYLRRAIGLSALARERGNRPFGAVIVGADGTVLAEATNRNGESGDCTAHAEMGALREATPRVPRATLATATMYASGEPCVMCAGGIFWSGIGRVVYGIDAVRLRVFRGELATQRDAELSCRDVFAASPHAIETIGPALVEEASQPHRGAWR; translated from the coding sequence GTGAGCGCGCCGGACGAAGTGGCGCTCGGCGAACGCGATGCGCTGTACCTGCGGCGCGCCATCGGCCTCTCGGCGCTGGCGCGCGAGCGGGGCAACCGGCCGTTCGGCGCGGTGATCGTCGGGGCCGATGGCACCGTGCTGGCCGAAGCGACCAACCGCAACGGCGAGAGCGGCGACTGCACGGCCCACGCCGAGATGGGCGCGCTGCGCGAGGCCACGCCGCGTGTGCCACGCGCGACGCTCGCCACCGCCACGATGTATGCCTCGGGAGAGCCCTGCGTGATGTGCGCCGGCGGCATCTTCTGGTCGGGCATCGGGCGCGTGGTCTACGGCATCGACGCGGTGCGGCTGCGCGTCTTCCGAGGCGAGCTCGCCACGCAGCGTGACGCCGAGCTGTCGTGCCGCGACGTGTTCGCCGCTTCGCCGCACGCCATCGAGACCATCGGCCCGGCCCTGGTGGAGGAGGCCTCGCAGCCGCATCGCGGCGCCTGGCGCTGA
- a CDS encoding alpha/beta hydrolase, translated as MSQAFVETVRFRSGGAELVGHLHRPAAPPRPGTPAPAVVVTGSWLTVKEQMASTYCAQLAARGLPALCFDFRNFGESGGEPRQHESPTLKAADIHAAVDWLARQAGIDGQRIGGLSICASAGYMAQAVAHGAPLAALVMVAPWLHDAQAVRAIYGGEPGVQARLAAAQAALAGTGPSHAPAASLTDPSAAMHGPFDYYLDATRGAVPAWTNQFALRSWADWLAFDPTPSAERITVPVALVHSQQAALPESAQRFHDKLRGPKSITWLEGASQFDFYDNPAVVREAVAIAARHFQQGEASHA; from the coding sequence ATGTCACAGGCTTTCGTCGAGACCGTTCGTTTTCGGTCGGGTGGCGCTGAGCTGGTCGGCCATCTGCATCGACCCGCGGCACCACCACGCCCTGGCACACCGGCCCCGGCCGTCGTCGTCACCGGCTCGTGGCTGACCGTCAAGGAACAGATGGCCAGCACCTACTGCGCGCAACTGGCGGCGCGCGGCCTGCCCGCCCTGTGTTTCGACTTCCGCAACTTCGGCGAAAGCGGTGGCGAGCCGAGGCAGCATGAATCTCCCACGCTGAAGGCAGCCGACATCCATGCTGCCGTGGACTGGCTGGCGCGACAGGCAGGCATCGACGGCCAGCGCATCGGCGGCCTGAGCATCTGCGCCAGCGCAGGCTACATGGCCCAGGCCGTGGCCCACGGGGCCCCGCTCGCAGCGCTGGTGATGGTGGCACCCTGGCTGCACGACGCCCAGGCCGTGCGCGCCATCTACGGCGGCGAACCGGGCGTGCAGGCGCGGCTGGCCGCAGCCCAGGCGGCGCTGGCCGGCACCGGCCCCAGCCATGCGCCCGCCGCCAGCCTGACGGACCCGTCGGCGGCGATGCACGGCCCCTTCGACTACTACCTCGATGCCACCCGCGGCGCCGTGCCCGCGTGGACCAACCAGTTCGCACTGCGCTCCTGGGCCGACTGGCTGGCCTTCGACCCGACGCCGTCGGCCGAGCGCATCACCGTCCCGGTCGCCCTGGTCCACAGCCAGCAGGCCGCTCTGCCCGAGAGTGCGCAGCGCTTCCATGACAAGCTGAGAGGGCCGAAGTCCATCACCTGGCTGGAGGGTGCCTCGCAGTTCGACTTCTACGACAACCCCGCCGTGGTGCGCGAGGCGGTGGCCATCGCGGCGCGACATTTCCAACAGGGAGAAGCCAGCCATGCGTGA
- a CDS encoding ABC transporter substrate-binding protein, with protein sequence MKRRQLLQLGAATAAFASPFVVRAQAPVKLRFTLDFRISGQTAPFLVALYKGYYTAEGLDVSIDVGSGSVASITRTASGAYDMGFGDVSSLIEFNAAQTGAQAGAPLVQAVYQYYNRAPFAIIGRKDRGITADFKSLQGKRIAAAAVESTKRCWPMAAKHAGVKPEAIEWVTTDFSQRDNVVVRGDVDGATYFHDSAVSLFQRIKPEDLSVLSFASTGLAVYGNAVLASSKFIAERPLAVAGFLRATNKALLETVANPQAAMAYVKQREPMVDEKVELERWRITQGYVLAADTREHGVGDVKRAFVEAQVHEVAQTFGLKAKPDPATVYNLAFLPPKAERMVKA encoded by the coding sequence ATGAAACGCCGTCAACTTCTGCAACTCGGCGCGGCCACTGCCGCCTTCGCCTCGCCTTTCGTCGTGCGCGCACAAGCGCCCGTCAAGCTGCGCTTCACGCTCGACTTCCGCATCAGCGGCCAGACCGCGCCCTTCCTCGTGGCGCTCTACAAGGGCTACTACACGGCCGAAGGGCTCGACGTCAGCATCGACGTCGGCAGCGGCTCGGTCGCCTCGATCACCCGCACCGCGAGCGGCGCCTACGACATGGGCTTCGGCGACGTGAGCTCGCTGATCGAGTTCAACGCCGCACAAACGGGTGCACAAGCCGGCGCGCCGCTGGTGCAGGCGGTCTACCAGTACTACAACCGCGCGCCCTTCGCGATCATCGGGCGCAAGGACCGCGGCATCACCGCCGACTTCAAGAGCCTGCAAGGCAAGCGCATCGCTGCCGCCGCGGTCGAGTCGACCAAGCGCTGCTGGCCCATGGCGGCCAAGCATGCCGGCGTGAAGCCGGAGGCCATCGAATGGGTGACGACCGACTTCAGCCAGCGTGACAACGTGGTGGTGCGCGGCGACGTCGACGGCGCGACCTACTTCCACGATTCGGCCGTCTCGCTCTTCCAGCGCATCAAGCCCGAGGACCTGTCGGTGCTGTCGTTCGCCAGCACCGGCCTCGCGGTGTACGGCAACGCCGTGCTGGCGTCGAGCAAGTTCATCGCCGAGCGGCCCTTGGCGGTGGCCGGTTTCCTGCGCGCGACCAACAAGGCGCTGCTCGAGACCGTCGCCAATCCTCAGGCGGCGATGGCCTACGTGAAGCAGCGCGAACCCATGGTCGACGAGAAGGTCGAGCTCGAGCGCTGGCGCATCACCCAGGGCTACGTGCTCGCCGCCGACACGCGCGAGCACGGCGTGGGCGACGTGAAGCGGGCGTTCGTCGAGGCCCAGGTCCACGAGGTGGCGCAGACCTTCGGCCTCAAGGCCAAGCCCGACCCGGCCACCGTCTACAACCTGGCGTTCCTGCCGCCCAAGGCCGAGCGCATGGTGAAGGCGTGA
- a CDS encoding molybdopterin-binding protein, with amino-acid sequence MSITAINVRNQFRGKVKEIIEGPVVSEIDVETPSGLVVTSVITTRSVKELKLEVGREVIALVKSTEVSIAAL; translated from the coding sequence ATGAGCATCACCGCCATCAACGTGCGCAACCAGTTCCGCGGCAAGGTCAAGGAAATCATCGAAGGACCGGTCGTCTCGGAGATCGACGTCGAGACGCCGTCCGGCCTGGTCGTCACCTCGGTCATCACCACCCGCTCGGTCAAGGAGCTCAAGCTGGAAGTCGGCCGCGAGGTCATCGCGCTGGTCAAGTCGACCGAGGTCTCCATCGCTGCACTGTGA